In Zingiber officinale cultivar Zhangliang chromosome 8B, Zo_v1.1, whole genome shotgun sequence, a single genomic region encodes these proteins:
- the LOC122014597 gene encoding polygalacturonate 4-alpha-galacturonosyltransferase-like isoform X14, with product MVLLFVDKFVRLIHLVQVVDLISASQREMGQWSLDYLRTHHVSSWQVDGAGYAYVDNSTLTEIPQNASRIEKRNSAKFDNDARVGSLWTKDKDTKHSSDGHGHVDSPVKIVLRQLREKRRDKRAMELLKQDGEALVRLENAAIERSKIVDSAILGKYSIWRRDSENENSDSTVRLMRDQIIMARVYIVLAKSKNRLDLYQELLTRIKESQRSVGEANTDADLHHSADKIKAMGQVLSRAREALYDCKTVIQRLRVMLQSADDQVRSLKKQSAFLSQLAAKTIPNGIHCLSMRLTIDYYLLPIEKRVFPRSENLESPNHYHYALFSDNILAASVVVNSTIMNAKEPEKHVFHLVTDKLNFGAMNMWFLLNPPGNATIHVENVDDFKWLNSSYCPVLRQLESAAMKEYYFKADHPTTLSAGSSNLKYRNPKYLSMLNHLRFYLPEVYPKLDKILFLDDDIVVQKDLTPLWSVDLKENVNGAVETCGESFHRFDKYLNFSNPHLARNFDPNACGWAYGMNVFDLKQWKKKDITGIYHKWQNMNEDRVLWKLGTLPPGLLTFYKLTYPLDKSWHILGLGYNPSIDPSEIQNAAVIHYNGNMKPWLELAMTKYRPYWTKYIKYDHPYIKGCKLIQ from the exons ATG GTTCTGTTATTTGTTGATAAGTTTGTCAGACTGATCCACCTAGTTCAG GTGGTTGATTTAATATCTGCAAGCCAACGTGAGATGGGACAGTGGAGCCTTGATTATCTCAGAACACACCATGTATCTTCATGGCAAGTTGATGGAGCTGGTTATGCTTATGTTGATAATTCAACTTTGACAGAG ATACCTCAAAATGCTTCAAGGATCGAAAAAAGAAATTCTGCAAAATTTGACAATGATGCCAGGGTTGGTTCTTTGTGGACTAAGGATAAAGATACTAAACATTCTTCAG ATGGACACGGACATGTTGACTCACCTGTGAAAATTGTTCTAAGG CAACtacgagagaagagaagagacaaGAGAGCAATGGAATTGCTTAAGCAGGATGGCGAGGCATTGGTTAGACTTGAAAATGCTGCTATTGAACGTTCAAAAATAGTGGATTCTGCAATCCTGGGAAAATATAGTATATGGAGGCGAGACAGCGAAAATGAAAATTCAGATTCAACTGTTAGGTTGATGCGTGACCAAATAATCATGGCTAGGGTCTACATCGTACTTGCTAAATCAAAGAACAGGCTTGATCTTTATCAGGAACTGCTGACTCGCATCAAGGAAAGCCAACGTTCAGTGGGGGAGGCCAATACTGATGCTGACCTCCATCATAG TGCTGATAAAATCAAAGCAATGGGTCAAGTCTTGTCAAGAGCTAGAGAGGCATTATATGACTGCAAAACAGTGATTCAAAGGCTTAGAGTGATGCTTCAATCTGCAGATGACCAAGTTAGGAGTTTGAAGAAGCAGAGCGCATTCCTTAGCCAGTTGGCTGCAAAGACAATTCCTAACGGGATCCACTGCTTGTCTATGCGCCTCACTATAGACTACTACCTCCTTCCTATAGAGAAAAGGGTGTTTCCGCGGAGTGAAAATCTGGAAAGTCCAAACCATTACCATTATGCCCTCTTCTCTGATAACATCTTAGCTGCATCTGTAGTTGTAAATTCAACAATCATGAATGCTAAG GAACCAGAGAAACATGTCTTTCATCTAGTGACTGATAAATTGAACTTTGGAGCAATGAACATGTGGTTTTTGTTAAATCCGCCTGGCAATGCAACTATTCATGTAGAAAATGTTGATGATTTCAAATGGTTGAACTCTTCGTATTGTCCAGTTTTGCGGCAGCTTGAATCTGCTGCCATGAAAGAGTACTATTTTAAGGCTGATCATCCAACAACTCTATCAGCAGGTTCTTCCAATTTAAAATACAGAAACCCAAAGTATCTGTCTATGCTGAATCATCTCCGGTTCTACCTCCCAGAGGTTTATCCCAAGTTGGATAAAATTCTATTTCTTGATGATGACATTGTTGTTCAGAAGGATCTGACTCCATTATGGTCTGTAGACCTTAAAGAAAATGTCAATGGTGCAGTGGAGACATGTGGTGAGAGTTTCCATCGCTTTGACAAATATCTGAATTTCTCAAATCCTCATCTTGCCCGTAACTTTGATCCCAATGCATGCGGATGGGCTTATGGGATGAATGTGTTTGATCTCAaacaatggaagaagaaagatatAACTGGTATATATCACAAGTGGCAAAATATG AATGAAGACAGAGTTTTGTGGAAGCTTGGGACACTCCCTCCAGGACTTTTGACATTCTATAAACTGACATATCCTCTGGACAAATCATGGCATATACTAGGCTTGGGTTATAATCCTAGCATTGATCCCTCAGAGATACAAAATGCTGCTGTGATCCATTACAATGGAAACATGAAACCTTGGTTGGAGTTGGCAATGACTAAATACCGGCCATACTGGACCAAGTACATTAAATATGATCATCCTTATATTAAGGGCTGCAAATTAATACAGTAG